In Cicer arietinum cultivar CDC Frontier isolate Library 1 chromosome 1, Cicar.CDCFrontier_v2.0, whole genome shotgun sequence, one DNA window encodes the following:
- the LOC101506451 gene encoding putative E3 ubiquitin-protein ligase RF298 isoform X2, producing the protein MASLVASGNSQMSSSVSVQEKGSRNKRKFRADPPLGEPNKITPSPQHESLSYEFSAEKIDMTPSFGQVTASDLCSVSQDCSDGLKLDLGLSSPAVSSEVRPSQPKVELETFESHDADWSDLTEVQLEELVLSNLHTIFKSAIKKIVACGYTEDVATKAMLRPGICYGCKDTVSNIVDNTLAFLRNGQELDPSRDHYFDDLSQLEKYILAELVCVLREVRPFFSIGDAMWCLLICDMNVSHACAMDGDPLSSLCNDGIGDGCSSVQTESQSKLETKGPELSLPSPCNSIPSGSQSEKSLVAENSQILGGLSEKQGGANLGSHSVDKSSGASGASQSPLLQEKSASVRKVHSSSTKRDYIFRQKSIHVEKSYRTYGSKGSSRGGKLSGLSGLILDKKLKSVSESTTINLKSASLNISKAMGIDVTQDNLNADFSSNDGPSTLTSKSLDSSSTISPLAVPSSSEPEANAIPAVGSPDALSATDTDLSLSLSSKSNSTTTPICCSNKVPSSSCVGVPIVKSVGPWMPQDKKDELILKMVPRVRELQNQLQEWTEWANQKVMQAARRLSKDKAELKTLRQEKEEVDRLKKEKQCLEENTMKKLSEMENALGKAGGQVERANTAVRKLEMENAALRKEMEAAKLRAAESATGFQEVSRREKKTQMKFQSWEKQKTLLQEELMTEKNKLAQIQKENKQAEMQLEKLEEKYHRLDGSRQQRQKMNF; encoded by the exons ATGGCATCACTGGTTGCCAGTGGTAACAGTCAAATGTCTTCTTCAGTTTCTGTTCAAGAAAAAGGAAGTAGGAATAAGAGAAAATTCAGGGCTGATCCACCTTTAGGGGAGCCAAACAAGATTACACCTTCACCTCAACATGAGAGTCTAAGCTATGAATTCTCGGCTGAAAAAATCGATATGACCCCAAGTTTTGGACAAGTCACAGCTTCTGACTTGTGCAGTGTTAGCCAAGATTGTTCTGATGGCTTGAAGCTTGACCTTGGATTATCTAGCCCTGCAGTTTCATCCGAAGTTAGGCCGAGCCAACCTAAGGTGGAACTAGAGACGTTTGAATCTCACGACGCTGATTGGAGTGATCTCACTGAAGTTCAGTTGGAAGAACTTGTCCTGAGCAATTTGCACACCATTTTCAAGAGTGCAATAAAGAAAATCGTTGCTTGTGGCTACACTGAAGATGTTGCTACGAAGGCTATGTTAAGGCCTGGCATCTGTTATGGATGCAAAGACACTGTGTCAAATATAGTTGACAACACTTTGGCATTTCTAAGAAATGGCCAAGAGCTTGATCCTTCGCGAGATCACTATTTTGATGATTTATCGCAGCTTGAGAAGTATATCTTGGCCGAATTGGTTTGTGTTCTTCGAGAGGTTAGACCATTTTTCAGTATTGGGGATGCAATGTGGTGTCTGTTGATTTGTGACATGAATGTGTCACATGCTTGTGCAATGGATGGGGACCCTTTAAGTAGTTTATGCAATGATGGCATCGGCGATGGCTGTTCTTCTGTCCAGACTGAATCCCAATCAAAATTGGAAACAAAAGGTCCTGAATTGAGTCTTCCAAGTCCTTGTAATTCAATTCCCTCGGGTTCTCAATCTGAGAAATCCCTTGTGGCGGAAAATTCTCAAATTCTTGGCGGACTCTCGGAGAAACAAGGAGGTGCTAATTTGGGAAGTCATTCTGTTGACAAGTCATCTGGTGCTTCTGGAGCATCTCAATCTCCCCTGCTACAAGAAAAGAGCGCAAGTGTTAGAAAGGTTCATTCCAGCAGCACTAAGAGGGACTACATTTTTCGTCAGAAGTCGATCCATGTGGAAAAAAGTTACCGGACATACGGGTCTAAAGGGTCTTCAAGAGGAGGAAAGCTGAGTGGCTTGAGTGGTTTAATCTTGGATAAAAAACTCAAATCTGTATCAGAATCTACTACCATAAACTTAAAGAGTGCATCCTTAAACATAAGCAAGGCAATGGGAATCGATGTCACTCAAGACAATCTCAACGCTGATTTCTCATCTAATGATGGACCATCTACCCTTACTTCAAAAAGTCTGGATTCTAGCAGTACTATTTCTCCGTTAGCCGTTCCTTCATCTTCAGAACCCGAAGCAAATGCTATACCCGCAGTCGGTAGCCCGGATGCATTATCAGCTACAGATACCGACCTTTCTCTTTCATTGTCTTCAAAAAGCAATTCAACTACAACACCTATCTGCTGCAGTAACAAGGTACCTAGTAGCAGTTGTGTGGGGGTACCAATTGTCAAGTCCGTGGGACCATGGATGCCGCAAGATAAAAAGGATGAGCTGATTTTGAAGATGGTTCCGAGGGTTCGGGAGCTGCAAAATCAGCTTCAAGAATGGACAGAATGGGCAAATCAAAAGGTGATGCAggctgctcgtcggttgagTAAGGACAAGGCTGAGCTTAAGACACTAAGGCAAGAGAAAGAAGAAGTTGACCGACTTAAAAAGGAGAAACAATGTCTTGAAGAAAACACAATGAAAAAGCTTTCTGAGATGGAAAACGCCTTGGGTAAAGCAGGCGGTCAGGTGGAACGAGCTAACACTGCCGTACGGAAGCTTGAAATGGAGAATGCTGCATTGAGGAAAGAGATGGAGGCTGCCAAGTTACGGGCGGCAGAGTCAGCAACAGGCTTTCAAGAGGTCTCTAGGAGGGAAAaaaagacacaaatgaagtttCAATCATGGGAGAAGCAGAAAACCTTGTTACAGGAAGAGCTAATGACTGAGAAAAACAAATTGGCACAGATACAGAAGGAAAATAAGCAAGCCGAAATGCAACTGGAGAAACTTGAG GAAAAATATCACAGGCTAGATGGAAGCAGGCAGCAAAGACAAAAGATGAACTTCTAA
- the LOC101505806 gene encoding uncharacterized protein, with protein sequence MGTEILLPQDCLIERIRVPPASFYRRRPYGNCYNNNNYGNSNNFYGANSGRINRKPAIRPEQRKRVAVTEKKPSSDDLKVARGSSLVTEKVTILRRGESLDSKMNTVGLKKEGEDLVVIGTQRLRSDPNFVHKQIRIVDFKNGCDIYAGSAFAMSPSPSALPIPSFQRKLTSSVAVDDSATRDLRRLLRIE encoded by the coding sequence ATGGGAACGGAAATTTTGTTACCACAGGATTGCTTGATCGAACGCATTAGAGTTCCGCCGGCGAGTTTTTACCGGCGAAGACCTTATGGAAATtgctataacaataataattatggtaatagtaataatttttaCGGTGCTAACTCCGGGAGGATTAACCGGAAACCGGCGATTCGACCGGAGCAAAGAAAACGAGTTGCGGTGACGGAAAAAAAACCTAGCTCCGATGATTTGAAGGTGGCGAGGGGAAGCAGTTTGGTGACAGAGAAGGTTACGATTCTTCGGAGAGGCGAATCGCTTGATTCAAAAATGAATACTGTGGGTTTGAAAAAGGAAGGTGAAGATTTAGTCGTCATCGGAACTCAGAGACTCAGATCCGACCCGAATTTTGTTCATAAACAGATCCGGATCGTTGATTTCAAGAACGGTTGTGATATTTACGCCGGATCCGCATTTGCAATGTCTCCGTCGCCGAGCGCGCTTCCGATACCGTCTTTTCAGAGGAAGTTAACATCGTCGGTGGCCGTTGATGACTCCGCTACGCGGGATCTGAGACGCCTACTCCGCATCGAATGA
- the LOC101497549 gene encoding uncharacterized protein isoform X1, translated as MLNVIRRKLRHLYSRILFLLWKRPRSKVVIKRFRKLNCNNKSKTKSNLVECDTRKPIRIATFNVAMFSLAPAISEFDDIVVSNKKKKNSSTTTESCDFPKSILKQSPLHGSIPRSNLKVSINLPDNEISLANSSNMVSVSRRNQVPARSPVCFPFMMNMNYSCEGSEKLSGGSRSILEVLREIDADVVALQDVKAEEEKSMKPLSDLAAALGMKYVFAESWAPEYGNAILSKWPIKKWKVQKIADDDDFRNVIKATIDVPWAGEINFHSTQLDHLDENWRMKQVNALIRSNDPPHILAGGLNSLYRADYSSERWTDIVNYYEKLGKPRPMTEVMNFMKSKYYDDAKDYAGECEPIVIIAKGQNVQGTCKYGTRVDYILGSSNSPYKFVPGSYSVISSKGTSDHHIVKVDIMKVNVSAQNNVIRQCRKLRQKVVRITQPCSVTGAWKSTPPPKILVP; from the exons ATGCTGAATGTAATTAGAAGAAAACTTAGGCACCTTTATTCAAGAATACTATTTCTACTATGGAAACGTCCTAGATCTAAAGTTGTTATCAAAAGGTTTAGAAAATTGAATTGTAACAacaaaagcaaaacaaaaagCAACTTAGTTGAGTGTGACACAAGAAAGCCTATTAGAATTGCAACATTCAATGTAGCTATGTTTTCACTAGCACCAGCAATTTCAGAATTTGATGATATTGTTGTGTctaacaaaaagaagaaaaattcttCCACAACAACAGAAAGTTGTGATTTTCCAAAGAGTATACTAAAACAATCACCATTACATGGTTCAATACCAAGATCAAATTTGAAGGTTTCAATTAATCTACCtgataatgaaatttcattagCAAATAGTAGCAATATGGTTAGTGTTTCAAGGAGAAATCAAGTACCAGCAAGATCACCTGTGTGTTTTCcttttatgatgaatatgaattattcatgTGAGGGTAGTGAGAAATTGAGTGGTGGAAGCAGAAGCATTTTGGAAGTGCTTAGGGAGATAGATGCTGATGTGGTGGCACTGCAAGATGTTAAGGCAGAGGAAGAGAAGAGTATGAAGCCACTTTCTGATTTGGCAGCTGCTTTAGGGATGAAATATGTTTTTGCTGAGAGTTGGGCTCCTGAATATGGAAATGCTATCTTATCTAAATGGCCTATTAAAAAGTGGAAAGTTCAAAAGATtgctgatgatgatgatttcag GAATGTTATAAAGGCAACAATTGATGTACCTTGGGCAGGAGAAATAAATTTTCACTCTACTCAACTTGACCATTTAGATGAAAATTGGAGAATGAAGCAAGTTAATGCATTAATTCGTTCCAATGATCCTCCTCACATCTTGGCAGGAGGTTTGAATTCTCTCTATAGAGCAGATTACTCATCAGAGAGATGGACAGACattgttaat TATTATGAGAAGCTTGGAAAGCCAAGGCCAATGACTGAAGTGATGAACTTTatgaaatcaaaatactatGATGATGCAAAGGATTATGCTGGAGAATGTGAACCTATTGTCATCATTGCCAAAGGCCAAA ATGTGCAGGGTACATGCAAGTATGGTACAAGGGTGGATTACATTTTGGGTTCATCAAATTCACCATACAAATTTGTTCCAGGGTCATACTCAGTAATTTCTTCTAAAGGAACTTCTGATCACCATATAGTGAAGGTAGACATAATGAAAGTAAATGTCTCTGCTCAGAATAATGTAATCAGACAATGTAGGAAATTAAGGCAGAAGGTTGTGAGAATAACACAACCTTGTTCTGTAACAGGTGCATGGAAATCAACCCCACCTCCTAAAATTCTTGTACCAtag
- the LOC101506121 gene encoding protein DMP2-like has protein sequence MSEGTSTSKTSNNKSASNMTRKTFSGVGNLVKLLPTGTVFLFQFLSPVLTNNGHCNTVNKYISAIFLVICGFNCAFTSFTDSYTGSDGQRHYSIVTTKGLWPSPASESVDLSAYKLRFGDFVHAFLSLIVFAVLGLLDTNIVLCFYPEFESSEKILMQVLPPVIGVVSSTVFMIFPSNRHGIGYPISSDANDTSQKST, from the coding sequence atgagTGAAGGAACATCAACCTCAAAAACAAGTAACAACAAAAGTGCAAGTAACATGACAAGAAAGACATTCTCAGGAGTTGGAAACCTCGTTAAGCTTCTTCCCACAGGCACTGTTTTCTTGTTCCAATTTCTAAGTCCAGTCTTAACAAACAATGGACACTGCAACACCGTCAACAAATACATAAGCGCCATTTTCCTCGTCATTTGTGGCTTCAACTGCGCTTTTACTTCCTTCACCGATAGCTACACCGGAAGTGATGGCCAGAGACACTACAGCATTGTTACTACAAAAGGTCTCTGGCCATCTCCGGCGTCAGAATCGGTTGATTTGTCGGCATATAAGCTTAGATTTGGAGACTTTGTGCACGCTTTCTTGTCGTTGATCGTGTTCGCGGTGTTGGGACTACTTGATACTAATATTGTGCTTTGTTTCTACCCGGAATTCGAGTCGTCGGAGAAGATTCTCATGCAGGTGTTGCCACCGGTTATTGGGGTGGTTTCTAGTACAGTGTTCATGATTTTTCCAAGTAATCGACATGGAATTGGTTACCCTATTAGTTCTGATGCTAATGACACCTCTCAAAAGTCTACATAA
- the LOC101497549 gene encoding uncharacterized protein isoform X2 produces the protein MLNVIRRKLRHLYSRILFLLWKRPRSKVVIKRFRKLNCNNKSKTKSNLVECDTRKPIRIATFNVAMFSLAPAISEFDDIVVSNKKKKNSSTTTESCDFPKSILKQSPLHGSIPRSNLKVSINLPDNEISLANSSNMVSVSRRNQVPARSPVCFPFMMNMNYSCEGSEKLSGGSRSILEVLREIDADVVALQDVKAEEEKSMKPLSDLAAALGMKYVFAESWAPEYGNAILSKWPIKKWKVQKIADDDDFRNVIKATIDVPWAGEINFHSTQLDHLDENWRMKQVNALIRSNDPPHILAGGLNSLYRADYSSERWTDIVNYYEKLGKPRPMTEVMNFMKSKYYDDAKDYAGECEPIVIIAKGQRYMQVWYKGGLHFGFIKFTIQICSRVILSNFF, from the exons ATGCTGAATGTAATTAGAAGAAAACTTAGGCACCTTTATTCAAGAATACTATTTCTACTATGGAAACGTCCTAGATCTAAAGTTGTTATCAAAAGGTTTAGAAAATTGAATTGTAACAacaaaagcaaaacaaaaagCAACTTAGTTGAGTGTGACACAAGAAAGCCTATTAGAATTGCAACATTCAATGTAGCTATGTTTTCACTAGCACCAGCAATTTCAGAATTTGATGATATTGTTGTGTctaacaaaaagaagaaaaattcttCCACAACAACAGAAAGTTGTGATTTTCCAAAGAGTATACTAAAACAATCACCATTACATGGTTCAATACCAAGATCAAATTTGAAGGTTTCAATTAATCTACCtgataatgaaatttcattagCAAATAGTAGCAATATGGTTAGTGTTTCAAGGAGAAATCAAGTACCAGCAAGATCACCTGTGTGTTTTCcttttatgatgaatatgaattattcatgTGAGGGTAGTGAGAAATTGAGTGGTGGAAGCAGAAGCATTTTGGAAGTGCTTAGGGAGATAGATGCTGATGTGGTGGCACTGCAAGATGTTAAGGCAGAGGAAGAGAAGAGTATGAAGCCACTTTCTGATTTGGCAGCTGCTTTAGGGATGAAATATGTTTTTGCTGAGAGTTGGGCTCCTGAATATGGAAATGCTATCTTATCTAAATGGCCTATTAAAAAGTGGAAAGTTCAAAAGATtgctgatgatgatgatttcag GAATGTTATAAAGGCAACAATTGATGTACCTTGGGCAGGAGAAATAAATTTTCACTCTACTCAACTTGACCATTTAGATGAAAATTGGAGAATGAAGCAAGTTAATGCATTAATTCGTTCCAATGATCCTCCTCACATCTTGGCAGGAGGTTTGAATTCTCTCTATAGAGCAGATTACTCATCAGAGAGATGGACAGACattgttaat TATTATGAGAAGCTTGGAAAGCCAAGGCCAATGACTGAAGTGATGAACTTTatgaaatcaaaatactatGATGATGCAAAGGATTATGCTGGAGAATGTGAACCTATTGTCATCATTGCCAAAGGCCAAA GGTACATGCAAGTATGGTACAAGGGTGGATTACATTTTGGGTTCATCAAATTCACCATACAAATTTGTTCCAGGGTCATACTCAGTAATTTCTTCTAA
- the LOC101506451 gene encoding putative E3 ubiquitin-protein ligase RF298 isoform X3, which translates to MASLVASGNSQMSSSVSVQEKGSRNKRKFRADPPLGEPNKITPSPQHESLSYEFSAEKIDMTPSFGQVTASDLCSVSQDCSDGLKLDLGLSSPAVSSEVRPSQPKVELETFESHDADWSDLTEVQLEELVLSNLHTIFKSAIKKIVACGYTEDVATKAMLRPGICYGCKDTVSNIVDNTLAFLRNGQELDPSRDHYFDDLSQLEKYILAELVCVLREVRPFFSIGDAMWCLLICDMNVSHACAMDGDPLSSLCNDGIGDGCSSVQTESQSKLETKGPELSLPSPCNSIPSGSQSEKSLVAENSQILGGLSEKQGGANLGSHSVDKSSGASGASQSPLLQEKSASVRKVHSSSTKRDYIFRQKSIHVEKSYRTYGSKGSSRGGKLSGLSGLILDKKLKSVSESTTINLKSASLNISKAMGIDVTQDNLNADFSSNDGPSTLTSKSLDSSSTISPLAVPSSSEPEANAIPAVGSPDALSATDTDLSLSLSSKSNSTTTPICCSNKVPSSSCVGVPIVKSVGPWMPQDKKDELILKMVPRVRELQNQLQEWTEWANQKVMQAARRLSKDKAELKTLRQEKEEVDRLKKEKQCLEENTMKKLSEMENALGKAGGQVERANTAVRKLEMENAALRKEMEAAKLRAAESATGFQEVSRREKKTQMKFQSWEKQKTLLQEELMTEKNKLAQIQKENKQAEMQLEKLETCLSV; encoded by the exons ATGGCATCACTGGTTGCCAGTGGTAACAGTCAAATGTCTTCTTCAGTTTCTGTTCAAGAAAAAGGAAGTAGGAATAAGAGAAAATTCAGGGCTGATCCACCTTTAGGGGAGCCAAACAAGATTACACCTTCACCTCAACATGAGAGTCTAAGCTATGAATTCTCGGCTGAAAAAATCGATATGACCCCAAGTTTTGGACAAGTCACAGCTTCTGACTTGTGCAGTGTTAGCCAAGATTGTTCTGATGGCTTGAAGCTTGACCTTGGATTATCTAGCCCTGCAGTTTCATCCGAAGTTAGGCCGAGCCAACCTAAGGTGGAACTAGAGACGTTTGAATCTCACGACGCTGATTGGAGTGATCTCACTGAAGTTCAGTTGGAAGAACTTGTCCTGAGCAATTTGCACACCATTTTCAAGAGTGCAATAAAGAAAATCGTTGCTTGTGGCTACACTGAAGATGTTGCTACGAAGGCTATGTTAAGGCCTGGCATCTGTTATGGATGCAAAGACACTGTGTCAAATATAGTTGACAACACTTTGGCATTTCTAAGAAATGGCCAAGAGCTTGATCCTTCGCGAGATCACTATTTTGATGATTTATCGCAGCTTGAGAAGTATATCTTGGCCGAATTGGTTTGTGTTCTTCGAGAGGTTAGACCATTTTTCAGTATTGGGGATGCAATGTGGTGTCTGTTGATTTGTGACATGAATGTGTCACATGCTTGTGCAATGGATGGGGACCCTTTAAGTAGTTTATGCAATGATGGCATCGGCGATGGCTGTTCTTCTGTCCAGACTGAATCCCAATCAAAATTGGAAACAAAAGGTCCTGAATTGAGTCTTCCAAGTCCTTGTAATTCAATTCCCTCGGGTTCTCAATCTGAGAAATCCCTTGTGGCGGAAAATTCTCAAATTCTTGGCGGACTCTCGGAGAAACAAGGAGGTGCTAATTTGGGAAGTCATTCTGTTGACAAGTCATCTGGTGCTTCTGGAGCATCTCAATCTCCCCTGCTACAAGAAAAGAGCGCAAGTGTTAGAAAGGTTCATTCCAGCAGCACTAAGAGGGACTACATTTTTCGTCAGAAGTCGATCCATGTGGAAAAAAGTTACCGGACATACGGGTCTAAAGGGTCTTCAAGAGGAGGAAAGCTGAGTGGCTTGAGTGGTTTAATCTTGGATAAAAAACTCAAATCTGTATCAGAATCTACTACCATAAACTTAAAGAGTGCATCCTTAAACATAAGCAAGGCAATGGGAATCGATGTCACTCAAGACAATCTCAACGCTGATTTCTCATCTAATGATGGACCATCTACCCTTACTTCAAAAAGTCTGGATTCTAGCAGTACTATTTCTCCGTTAGCCGTTCCTTCATCTTCAGAACCCGAAGCAAATGCTATACCCGCAGTCGGTAGCCCGGATGCATTATCAGCTACAGATACCGACCTTTCTCTTTCATTGTCTTCAAAAAGCAATTCAACTACAACACCTATCTGCTGCAGTAACAAGGTACCTAGTAGCAGTTGTGTGGGGGTACCAATTGTCAAGTCCGTGGGACCATGGATGCCGCAAGATAAAAAGGATGAGCTGATTTTGAAGATGGTTCCGAGGGTTCGGGAGCTGCAAAATCAGCTTCAAGAATGGACAGAATGGGCAAATCAAAAGGTGATGCAggctgctcgtcggttgagTAAGGACAAGGCTGAGCTTAAGACACTAAGGCAAGAGAAAGAAGAAGTTGACCGACTTAAAAAGGAGAAACAATGTCTTGAAGAAAACACAATGAAAAAGCTTTCTGAGATGGAAAACGCCTTGGGTAAAGCAGGCGGTCAGGTGGAACGAGCTAACACTGCCGTACGGAAGCTTGAAATGGAGAATGCTGCATTGAGGAAAGAGATGGAGGCTGCCAAGTTACGGGCGGCAGAGTCAGCAACAGGCTTTCAAGAGGTCTCTAGGAGGGAAAaaaagacacaaatgaagtttCAATCATGGGAGAAGCAGAAAACCTTGTTACAGGAAGAGCTAATGACTGAGAAAAACAAATTGGCACAGATACAGAAGGAAAATAAGCAAGCCGAAATGCAACTGGAGAAACTTGAG ACTTGTCTTTCAGTGTGA
- the LOC101506451 gene encoding putative E3 ubiquitin-protein ligase RF298 isoform X1, producing MASLVASGNSQMSSSVSVQEKGSRNKRKFRADPPLGEPNKITPSPQHESLSYEFSAEKIDMTPSFGQVTASDLCSVSQDCSDGLKLDLGLSSPAVSSEVRPSQPKVELETFESHDADWSDLTEVQLEELVLSNLHTIFKSAIKKIVACGYTEDVATKAMLRPGICYGCKDTVSNIVDNTLAFLRNGQELDPSRDHYFDDLSQLEKYILAELVCVLREVRPFFSIGDAMWCLLICDMNVSHACAMDGDPLSSLCNDGIGDGCSSVQTESQSKLETKGPELSLPSPCNSIPSGSQSEKSLVAENSQILGGLSEKQGGANLGSHSVDKSSGASGASQSPLLQEKSASVRKVHSSSTKRDYIFRQKSIHVEKSYRTYGSKGSSRGGKLSGLSGLILDKKLKSVSESTTINLKSASLNISKAMGIDVTQDNLNADFSSNDGPSTLTSKSLDSSSTISPLAVPSSSEPEANAIPAVGSPDALSATDTDLSLSLSSKSNSTTTPICCSNKVPSSSCVGVPIVKSVGPWMPQDKKDELILKMVPRVRELQNQLQEWTEWANQKVMQAARRLSKDKAELKTLRQEKEEVDRLKKEKQCLEENTMKKLSEMENALGKAGGQVERANTAVRKLEMENAALRKEMEAAKLRAAESATGFQEVSRREKKTQMKFQSWEKQKTLLQEELMTEKNKLAQIQKENKQAEMQLEKLEARWKQAAKTKDELLMQAGSIRKEREQIEESAKSKEAMIKLEAEEELRRYRDDIQKLEKEIAQIRQKSDSSKIAALKRGIDGSFASSCADKKNGSSFEEPHTTSISELVQKLNNFSMKGGGVKRERECVMCLSEEMSVVFLPCAHQVVCTKCNELHEKQGMQDCPSCRSPIQERISVRYART from the exons ATGGCATCACTGGTTGCCAGTGGTAACAGTCAAATGTCTTCTTCAGTTTCTGTTCAAGAAAAAGGAAGTAGGAATAAGAGAAAATTCAGGGCTGATCCACCTTTAGGGGAGCCAAACAAGATTACACCTTCACCTCAACATGAGAGTCTAAGCTATGAATTCTCGGCTGAAAAAATCGATATGACCCCAAGTTTTGGACAAGTCACAGCTTCTGACTTGTGCAGTGTTAGCCAAGATTGTTCTGATGGCTTGAAGCTTGACCTTGGATTATCTAGCCCTGCAGTTTCATCCGAAGTTAGGCCGAGCCAACCTAAGGTGGAACTAGAGACGTTTGAATCTCACGACGCTGATTGGAGTGATCTCACTGAAGTTCAGTTGGAAGAACTTGTCCTGAGCAATTTGCACACCATTTTCAAGAGTGCAATAAAGAAAATCGTTGCTTGTGGCTACACTGAAGATGTTGCTACGAAGGCTATGTTAAGGCCTGGCATCTGTTATGGATGCAAAGACACTGTGTCAAATATAGTTGACAACACTTTGGCATTTCTAAGAAATGGCCAAGAGCTTGATCCTTCGCGAGATCACTATTTTGATGATTTATCGCAGCTTGAGAAGTATATCTTGGCCGAATTGGTTTGTGTTCTTCGAGAGGTTAGACCATTTTTCAGTATTGGGGATGCAATGTGGTGTCTGTTGATTTGTGACATGAATGTGTCACATGCTTGTGCAATGGATGGGGACCCTTTAAGTAGTTTATGCAATGATGGCATCGGCGATGGCTGTTCTTCTGTCCAGACTGAATCCCAATCAAAATTGGAAACAAAAGGTCCTGAATTGAGTCTTCCAAGTCCTTGTAATTCAATTCCCTCGGGTTCTCAATCTGAGAAATCCCTTGTGGCGGAAAATTCTCAAATTCTTGGCGGACTCTCGGAGAAACAAGGAGGTGCTAATTTGGGAAGTCATTCTGTTGACAAGTCATCTGGTGCTTCTGGAGCATCTCAATCTCCCCTGCTACAAGAAAAGAGCGCAAGTGTTAGAAAGGTTCATTCCAGCAGCACTAAGAGGGACTACATTTTTCGTCAGAAGTCGATCCATGTGGAAAAAAGTTACCGGACATACGGGTCTAAAGGGTCTTCAAGAGGAGGAAAGCTGAGTGGCTTGAGTGGTTTAATCTTGGATAAAAAACTCAAATCTGTATCAGAATCTACTACCATAAACTTAAAGAGTGCATCCTTAAACATAAGCAAGGCAATGGGAATCGATGTCACTCAAGACAATCTCAACGCTGATTTCTCATCTAATGATGGACCATCTACCCTTACTTCAAAAAGTCTGGATTCTAGCAGTACTATTTCTCCGTTAGCCGTTCCTTCATCTTCAGAACCCGAAGCAAATGCTATACCCGCAGTCGGTAGCCCGGATGCATTATCAGCTACAGATACCGACCTTTCTCTTTCATTGTCTTCAAAAAGCAATTCAACTACAACACCTATCTGCTGCAGTAACAAGGTACCTAGTAGCAGTTGTGTGGGGGTACCAATTGTCAAGTCCGTGGGACCATGGATGCCGCAAGATAAAAAGGATGAGCTGATTTTGAAGATGGTTCCGAGGGTTCGGGAGCTGCAAAATCAGCTTCAAGAATGGACAGAATGGGCAAATCAAAAGGTGATGCAggctgctcgtcggttgagTAAGGACAAGGCTGAGCTTAAGACACTAAGGCAAGAGAAAGAAGAAGTTGACCGACTTAAAAAGGAGAAACAATGTCTTGAAGAAAACACAATGAAAAAGCTTTCTGAGATGGAAAACGCCTTGGGTAAAGCAGGCGGTCAGGTGGAACGAGCTAACACTGCCGTACGGAAGCTTGAAATGGAGAATGCTGCATTGAGGAAAGAGATGGAGGCTGCCAAGTTACGGGCGGCAGAGTCAGCAACAGGCTTTCAAGAGGTCTCTAGGAGGGAAAaaaagacacaaatgaagtttCAATCATGGGAGAAGCAGAAAACCTTGTTACAGGAAGAGCTAATGACTGAGAAAAACAAATTGGCACAGATACAGAAGGAAAATAAGCAAGCCGAAATGCAACTGGAGAAACTTGAG GCTAGATGGAAGCAGGCAGCAAAGACAAAAGATGAACTTCTAATGCAGGCCGGTTCtataagaaaagaaagagaacaAATCGAGGAGTCAGCGAAATCCAAGGAGGCAATGATCAAATTGGAAGCCGAGGAGGAGCTGCGAAGATACAGAGACGACATCCAGAAACTCGAAAAAGAAATTGCACAAATAAGACAGAAGTCCGACTCTTCAAAAATCGCTGCGCTAAAAAGAGGAATCGATGGAAGCTTTGCCAGCAGCTGTGCGGACAAGAAAAATGGTTCGTCTTTTGAAGAACCACATACCACTTCTATTTCAGAACTGGTTCAAAAGTTAAACAACTTCTCAATGAAAGGAGGGGGCGTGAAACGGGAAAGGGAGTGCGTGATGTGCCTTTCAGAGGAGATGTCGGTCGTATTCCTCCCGTGTGCTCATCAGGTTGTTTGCACAAAATGCAATGAGCTCCATGAGAAGCAGGGTATGCAAGATTGTCCTTCTTGCAGGAGCCCTATCCAGGAGCGTATATCCGTGCGTTATGCGCGTacataa